In Palaemon carinicauda isolate YSFRI2023 chromosome 1, ASM3689809v2, whole genome shotgun sequence, the genomic stretch CTATTGAGAGAGTATGATACTTAATGTTGACAAATATTATGTTAATATTACTTTTAAATAGTAATGTATACCTCAACCTATCAGTTAGaaatgtatgtactgtactgtattttactgGATTGGTTTGATATATGCAAAACTATATTTCTTTCAATGCATAAGTTTAATAATTTTCAGTGTTCTTAACGCAGTTTTCATGTATGGTATCCTTGAACTATATACTGTAACTGGTACTGCCTTCTTTTTATAGAATTTTTGTTATaacaaataatcttaattttatttcataattaaagatgaaaatataagTCGGGATATTTGGTTCTTGTGCTTTTTTAACTTTTTGATATCCttttatacagatatacagtacttTTGAAAGGAGTATAATTACATTACCTATTAATTATAAACAATATACTAAAATGATATTCACCAAATTATttgctatatatacagtacagcaaCCCATTTTTTGGGTATAAAGGTTCCAATTTGGTCctgttttatttttgaaaattagatTTAGGAAATTTTGAAAGCTTAACTCATTTGCTTAAAAGTAGTACTTTTGTTTACGTGGATAATTAACATTCATGTAAACTAAATTTAATATCCTGTACATATTTAATATTTGGACTTAATTAATTTTGATGTATGTTGTCATATCtggtatttttataatttttactttccACAGGAGTGCTGGTGGTTAATGTAACGTGGCGTGGGAAGACCTATGTTGGTACCCTATTAGACTGTACCCGGCACGACTGGGCCCCTCCAAGGTGAGAAAACATTCTTTTGGATACTTGCATGCTGAGCTACAAAACATCCTCTTGGAGACCGTAGGGTATCCTGGtaaatggaaattaaaagaaaatgttatattttttcaaactttgaACATAAAATAGTTCTTCAGAACAAAattaaattgtgattttttttcatgACATACTATACATCtaaaagactgtttttttttttagtcatatattgatattttcaaTGTCTCCAGTGCCATTATTTGTTAGTATTACAGTATACCTTTAAATGGTAAAAGGTCTGAAGTTAAATCTTTGATTAGGCATTGGAAGGTGTGTTTTGTAGCTCCGATAAAAATCTCGCTCTACCTGTATCTGTAGGTGATTTCTTTTCCTCTGACTGAGCATAAAGAAAGGTATTAGTGGTGTGTGGGGCGAGTGGCTACTGTGTCAACTGACCCGCCTCTCTCCCCTCTCTTCCTGGCAGGTTTTGTGACTCGCCCACCAGTGATATAGAGTCTCGCACGCCCAAGGGACGGGGCAAGAGGGGCCGTGCCTCCGTCGGCACACCGACAGCCACCACCACTACAACTACCACCACGACTACAACCACCACAACTGTAGACAGTGTTGCCGAGACACGCAGTGGTAAATTACGGAATGTCAACGTTCCTAAAGGACGTAGAGGGAATGTCACTCCTGTGCTTAATCCCCCTCCTAGTCCAGTTAAATCTGAACCAGGTGGAACAAAGCGCAAAGGTAGGGAGCCCGAGATAACCGATGCTAAAAATTGTAAGAGGTCGCGTGGATCATCACGAGGAACACCAACTAATGGTACCACCAGTCCTGGGCCAGAGCAGCCTTCATCTCCACAGCTGATTGAGTGCCCCGAGCCTAACTGTAACAAGAAGTACAAACATATCAACGGGTTAAAGTATCATCAGAGCCATGCTCACAATAGTGTTACGAATGACGATGAAACAACTAGTACTGAAGGACGAGCTGAAAGCGAAGTGGAGGAGAGCAGACCTCCTTCACCTTCCCAAGTAGCTGAAGCTCCAGTTGACAAGATAGATCAGGATATTGTTAAACCTTCGGTATTGAGATATACTGGTCCTCCTAAAACACCAAGTCCGGGACCTACAGAGGAAGTGGATAAAGGACCAACTCCATCTCCTCTTCCTACTTCTACTTCGACCACTGCCTCCTCCTCTTCAACCCCTTCTTCCTCCACTGCTTCCTCATCATCTTCTCAACCAAGTGTTATTCAAACCCTAGTTCCACAACCCCAGCCTCAACCACAATCCCAGCCTCAACCACAACCAAGTCAACCTTCTGTTTATATGTACACAGGGTCAGGTGGAGTAGTGAGTCCACAACACCCTCAAGTAGGATCTCCAGCTCTAGGTGTGTCTCCAGTTCCTGGCAGTATGCCACAAGTGAGAGCTGGACAAATAAGACCTGAAAGTCGACCCGAGATGATGATGCGAGTGAATCCCGTTGGTCCTCGTCCACCAGTTGGACAAACTCCACCTGGGGCTCCAGGAACTCCAACTATGCCTTTGCCCCCACAAGGCACTCCTCTATCCAGTTTACCTGGTAACTCCCCTGGCTTGATTAAAGTCAAACAAAATATCGTGGAACCTGAAAAGATGAAACCAAAGGAATTAGTGAATGGGTTGATTAATAAAGACACGAGAGAGGAAGAAACTTCAAGAAGAGAAGATACCCGTAGTCCAGCATACTCTGATATTTCGGATAATGAACCTGCATCTGTTCTAGATGGTGAAAACGACAGTAAAGATTTACCAGATGATAAAAAACCAGAATTACCTTTGGGAGCCCAGCCATACCCTCCTTATGGACTGCCGTATTATGGACATTATACGCAGCCTACCCCTTTATTCATTCCTCCTTTACAGCCTCCTCCTCCATCTACTACTCCTGGTAAAGAAGGGGAAAATAAAGACCCTAAAGATAAatgtgataaagataaaaatataccaATACCTGGTGGTAGTGAATATTTAAGTAAAATTCCTCCTCAGTATTTATATGCGCCGCCGCCCCCATACCTGTATAATCCCGGTTATCCTGACCCTTATTTACGAGAAGCACCGATATATAAAGAAGCTGATAACAAAGAACTACCTCCTGGGTTAAGAGAAGGAGAAAAAGGGCCTACAGACTTGTCCAGATCAGCGCCTGGTATCATGAGTGGGGTAGCACTCTCACCTGCGTTAcccaaagaaaaaataagtatagttAAAGATAAGCAGTCAGAACATCATGCATTAATCAAAGAAGCTATTGAGCTCAAGGGTCAGTTGCCGGGAGACAAGAGGCCGTATGAACCCAGTATTGCTTATCGCTATGCATTCGATCATCAGCGGCTTCCCCCCCAGTCACTACCACCCCAAGAAAAGCTTGGTGATAAGCCAGCTGGGCTACCGAAGCCTTCTCCTCCCATATCCATTTCTAGTCCTAGAGTTGAGTCTACACCACCTGCAGGCCCAGCAAATATCAAAGATGATAGAGGGGAGAAGAAGTCTGAAACCAAGAGTGAAGGGGTGAAGCCTACAATGGAAACAACTggcccaccaccaccaccaacgtCGTCTGCGTATTATCCTCAGTTTCCATATGGAGCACTAGCTTATGATCCCTATCGACCCCCAATGGTCCCTCCAATGTCTATGGCTGCTGGATTTCCCCATTATCTTGCAGCCCCAGGAATGGTACCAAGATTTTCTCTCAGTCCAACCGTAAATAATGCACCTGAAGACCTTTCTCGGGGAGGGTCCAGTGGTGCTATGATTCACCCGTCACACCTTTACACCAATCATAAAATAGTTGAACTTCAGGaacgagcattaaaatcaccattaTCTCCGGCTGGCTTGGGAATGACGTCTCCAGTTCAGTCAACACCCCAGAAGATTGGATCTCCTTTGGCCAACAAGGAAGGTTTGACCTCAGTGGCTACTAcaagctcctcctcctcttccttggcCCATGGAGGGGTTATGGCCGTGGGAGGAGGGGTAGAGGGGCGGTCTCCCCCCACAGCTCGTCCCCCCACACACCCACACCACCTGCATGAAAGCTACCCTCACTACCCGCTCATCCCTCCGTATCATTATGCAGGTAAGCATTCGTATGGCCTTGCATGTTTCATGCCTTTTTTTTTCCGTAATCTAGCAGATGAACTTCATATCACAGAAAATGTTGGTTCTCTAacatctttttattcatttactggCAGTTTTCTTAACTTTAAACTTATGTATTTACCTCCACTTTGTGTCATCAGTTCACCAATGTAAAGCTAATTATTTAGCACATAACGAGATTAGTATGATGATTTTCTGCTTTTGTAATATAGGTTGAATGCCTGCTTCTCAGATCTACCCCGCATTTTGAGATTTTGCATAGTTGACACTAAATGTATGGTGCTTTTTTATGCAGATGCCCTCTGTTTTTCAATTGTTAGGCATTATTAAATGATCTTTGTAGTGTTCGATGAAGCCCAGTTTTATAATTTCCTACATCAATTttcattcattatccttttgttttTCCATCTAGCCATCGAAGGTCTTCAATTTTGTTTCTCAAATTTTCACCCCTTATTTAAAAGCAAATTCTTAAGTAAGTTCAGTGAAAGTCGTCATATAGATGCAGTTCTCAATTAGTGctaatatttatttagttattcagtgAGACATGTCAAACTTCAAAACATGCAAATTTTATGAGCACCTGCATGTAAAGTTGAATGAAAGAACTCTTTGGTATTTGTGTACAGTACTGACCTTTTATGCTATACATGAGTGAAAGGCATTGCAAAAATTTAGTTAcattatgtttttctctctctttctctctccaaatTGTTGAACCATCTCCCTGTACTGTTTATTGGTAAGAGGAGTTGACTTTAATGAGATTTATTATTAAATGCATGAAGCTCTTTATCAGCGTACAATAATTCAAAAAagttgtgtactgtactgtattacttgGAGTAAGTATACTTTTAGTAATTTAACTTCTTTCACAGCTTTTGTGTTGAGACAGTAGTTATTTGTAATGAAAATTATTGTTTAATATCATCTTTAATTTACCATCAATTTATTATCACCGTAATACACTGATGTcagttatatatgatttttttttaaaggaaataactGTAAGGGACGCTGAGAGTAACTTAATAATTTAAGAAAACTGTAGTTGTGTTGTTAGAACCTTTTTGTGTTTGTTCTTGGAACTGTTATTGTATATTCTATTACAAGGACACAAACACTCAAAGTGCCATACTAAGATTCTTATGATTGTTTTTAGGATCCTTATCAATTATAGGTTTATTGCTTGTAAAGGGAAGGTCATTAATTTACAAtcattattaaatataaatttatcgatgatactaattttttttttcaaaacagaaaaattatttcaaattcccATCTGTAATCATTTTGCTGTTCCCTTGCTACAAGTCATGTTCATGAGTTAAATGAGTATAATGATCACTTACATTTCAGTAGCCCCCTTTGTGTATTAGAATTTATTACTAATTGACTCCATTTTTTTTAAAAGGGCTGAAAAGTGTGTTGAATCTTTAagatgaaaattacaaattatcttttTCAAAGATATTACAAATTATGTGGAATTGCTGTACTGTATAGGCTTCACTAAAGGTCTTTTTTACTCAAAAAAGCAGATCCCCAAAGTATCTAATACTGAAACTAAGGAGCTACTGTACTCATACTTATCACAGGGCATTCAAAGTGTCCTCCTAAATAGTTTTCATTGATGTATGTTGTTAATTTATCCTCTTGAGTTTTTGTTTCGCATGGAAGTTATGTTCAATAGTTAATGTTTGGCTTCATTTATTAAGCAGAAAGTTCATACAATGAATAGtgaaatattgaatttattttagaGGTAAAGAAAAACACTCCTCCTCTTTTCAAAGCAATAAGTTATACAGAGATAATCTCGTTTTTAGTACTgtattatgaaagtttttttttaggaaaaggGGTCATTTTAGACGTTTAACTGACTGTCGGTCTTTTTCAGCTCTGCAAGCGGGTCAGACGCCAGTACCAGCGGCAGCACCCTCAGGTCTACCTCCAACCAAGTGAGGTTGAATAACCTTAGTCGCAGATGACCCAATGGGTGGATTTATCAAGAGCCGAGACAAAGAGGAAATTGTGCCAGCCCTGTTTTTAAAGATGGAGGGGCCTAGATTTGGCATATTTCATATTTGATTCTCGTCGCATTTGTTAAGATTGTGAAAATGACACTTTTAACGTCAGTGAATTGGAGAATAATTCTTGAAATGAAGATTTCTCTGTAGTGATTTCTATGGATTTCCAGAAGGCATTCCATTCCTTTGGAACAAAACGAGTCAGAAGGCCTCCTAAGTGGTCTGGTGTGGTGATTGACCAAACTTGATAGTTAACAGGATGGTTGCAGGATAGTACAAAATCACACGGTGATGAAGTTCGTGAAAGCGGGTGTAGTTTATCAGTGACAGGAAGAGACATAGCAATCCTAATTAGTGATTTTTGCAGACGAGAGTAAACACCAGAAAGGTTTTTACGTATTACCAAAAGAAAAGTGATCAGATTTTTTGTGACAAAATTCCAATTGGTGtttgtttgaatttgaaaatacaATAATTGGATAAAATTTGGATATTATTTCTGTCATAATTGGCAGGTATTCGATGGAGTGGCTGCAGTGGATGGAAGAAAGGGCACTTGTGGTGTCAGTGGCATAAAAGACTAGTAAACGTGGTGAAATTAAACCGTGACTGTTGGAGCAGATTCTTTTGTATTGGATCTGGTTTTACCTCAGAGTCATTCTAGGGGGTGTGGTTTTGCCTCATGTGATAATAAATCTAATTAGCCTATGGACTGATGAAAATAATAGGCGATATTTGGACTGGCATTATGCTTGTGATTTAATAGAACTGTGTTAATTACCTTATTTTTATAGATAATTGGTGACAAATTGGTGTCTTTCATTACGGAAGCTGTATTGGGTATTGTGTAGGCGAGTTTGATAAGCAGAGTTTCGAAAAAAAAAGCAGTACCTCCCATAAGTGTTCACACCATTAGCCTTTGTGCAAGAAATTAGTATCGTGTTAAGCTCAGGTATGTCATAGGGAACATTATGAAGCAAGCTTAGGCTAGTTGTAGTACAAGTGACACAGCTCAGCTGTAGGGTGACACTGCATTgccttttttcataattatttctctGGATGGACAACTAATTGAAGTGGTTTGTAATATTGTTTAATGCCGTCTAGCTTTGGTGTGTTGCCATGAGTTGAGAGATTGACTGGGAATGCTGTTGCAGAGGCTATTATTTATACATGAATCAAATAGCAGCTATTTTTTCACTTTCTTCCAGACAAAATTATGAGCATTAGACCTCTTTACTTCCATTTTGTTTGTCCTTTAGCTGTGATCACTTCTAACCCAGAACTTGAAGATGTTCTAAGGCTGAGTATTGTACTGTAATGTGCACTATAGGTACGTTGACAAGTGGTGTTTTGGAATCTGAGCTCGGGAAGTTAATAGTGATGCTATGGAATAAAGATTAGGAAATTATGAGAATATCTGATGGTGAATTTGGTAccaataacttgaaaaaaatttcTGTTGTACATCAGGAATCACTAGTACCTCTGTAAGTCATTATTTGAGATTCCTCCGTCACATGAAGACTagctggtgtgtgtgtgcgtgcatgtgtatacACTGTGTTCACTGTCATCAATCATCATTATGATCATCTGTACATGTGTTCATACTGTGATCACCATTCTGTGGAACCCATTTCGTACTCTTTTTCTGGCCAATCTGTGATAGGGTCAGCAAACTCAGGGGCCGACACGTTGATAGTTACTTGTACGAATTTTACAACCCACCAATAGGCAGTGTCGTTTCTTGTAAGGTTATGAGAAGAAATTATAAAGTGTTATTAACTGCTCTCAGtccccattttgttattcttctgtAAGCAGAGTTGGTACTTGAATGAAGTAGAAATTTCATCAGAATTCATTCCCATTTGGTGGTCATTCCATTACCTGATTATTGTACTGTAGTACTTCTTTGCAGAACTTGTCTTTGTTCAacataatttgtttaaaaaaaatttgagtttcaaaattttaattttgcCTTGATTTTATCTTAAATTGCCATTTGTTTCAAAACAGCTGATCTATAAATATACCTATAATTTAAATTACAGTGtgtttgttatggttgttttaaTCCATTTAACACTTTAGCGTTTTCTTTTTTAAgtgaaaacttaaaataacaaaGGCAGTTTTGCAGCGATAGTTGTCAGATGTGGAGGATTATTTTTATATTGAGGGTAGGCTGTAGGGTAGTAAGCCAATGCCATGGCAAATTAGTTCTTCATTCATTCTTGTTACCAAATGCTGTGCTGCAGTGAAATTGTGAAAGTTATGATAATTCATCATTTATATTTGGCTTGTAtcattaaaaagatgaaaaatttttaGTATTTGTATAATGTATTTGGGAAATTGTCAGAATCGTACTGAAAGGGTACATTGCATATTGTCTGGTTATATAGTGGGTTTTGGGGATATTTATGTCTTGGCCAAATCATCTGTTAGGGCTGAAGGTGGTTATTTATGATGTCACCTGTGATTGCTCATATGTTGTTCTGAATGGATATGTTAACCCGTGATTGGTCAGTGTGACCccctcccttattattattattgtagaggtAGCTGTGATCGTGCGAGtaaattctttaatatttatacGTACTGCAATTTCAGTGACGGCCTTTAGTAATCCCCCCCCTACTCTAATCTTGATCCCTTCCCCCCTTTTCCCTTGAAGAAGAGAAGTTTTCGGAAATTTTATCAGTTGGTCAGTGCGTGATAGAACATCATTTTGCTGTACAAATGTTAAAAGGAACACAGGGCACGGGTATGCCTGTTGCTCCAGTGTACATTATGATTTGGCTTCTTACGGAATAAAATACTTTTATTGTAGACAGATGTTTTATTTTTAGTTCCTGTTGTGAAACTTTTCTGTTGAATTAATATTACAGTATTGTTAATGCTGCAGATATTTGTTTACCTgtagtgattttatttttttttattttttgtgaattgGGGTACTAATGAAATTTTTTATCATGATAGagttgtatgtatttgtgtgtatcctTATTTACGTATTATTAATTAGAAAACAGTATTTTTCAAGTAATGTATTTCATCTTTGGTGAGGCTAAATAATGTTTTACTTTAGCTCATTCCAGTTCTTTAGAATTGTATTTGTAATTTAACTATTCTCATAATGTTGATGTTTTTAAGATTATTGCATTTGTAATTAAGGAATCCTCCATTTATATTATGTAACAGGTAGTGTATTGCAAATATGGTTTGTTCACATAACTTTCTGAGCAGCTACAAATTGAGATAATTTTTATTGATGTCCAAAACCAAAAGCAAGAAATTAGATAATTCTGCTGGGAAGAAAAGTTTGTAGTGTTATTGACTTGGAAACTAAAAGTATGAAACTAAATTGTTacagtcagctatatcaaaacgtaattatgtaaaatctactttaatgtttTCCTCCCTTTTTGATtgatttatagaaaatataataataacagcaaaagaaaataCACTACAGCCATTAAACTTAAACATACAACAATTACTATATTTAAGATTAATGGAAATATTCACAGtattttacaagattcataaaaATATGCAGTTCACCTATTGATTTACACATCATTGTAATGTAATATTTGCCTGAGAGTTAAAAGTATCTATGAATGATGTGATTGAGACTTGGATGATGACGAAGCTCAGCACGGAATTTTTGGTTTCCAGGATGTGGTTTTACATGTAAATGATGATTATCAGGGACAGATTCTGATGAcatttgatcttccaaaatttccttgttttcttctaaAGTCGGTAGCGTTTTAAAAAATGTAAGTAAAAACGTACAAATTGTGTCTGCGAATGCATGCAGCGATGGGTTAAACAAGACTATACAGTACCTGAAATGCATCGACTGTCTTCTTTAAATAGACGAGACCCGTTTTGTATAAAGTTCAACAGTGTCCAAGGTCAACTATATTACGATACTGTATATGGTAAGCTGGAGATGTAGACAAATTATGAGAAATTTCCagctcttgttctagaatacaatAATACCTTTGATTTACAGATCATTGCAATGTTTTTATATTAACATTACAGTAACATTTAATATTTCAAAACAAACCCTTTTCACGGACCCTAACTTGAAAAAAGATAAATTTGTCTATGTATAACAAATTCCCCCTGCCAAACCAAAAGGGGAGGCTCGTCAACTGACAACTTTTCACTAGTACAAACAAGTTATCTTATACATGATTACAAATACTACaatgattttattacaaaaaatCTTAAGTACAACTTTATATTATGAGATTGATAAACAatcaaaaaatatcaaaatcattataaagAAAACTCAAAAAAGTATCTTCTCAACTGGTATCAAAACTCACTAATGATATTTAACGTATGTCTCATTTCCACCATGGTCTAACATCATCTTAAAGGATATACA encodes the following:
- the LOC137638086 gene encoding zinc finger protein 608-like produces the protein MKIMYDDLNDGDEGVSRRDVCVGTSVATITDPDCLGPCEPGTSVMLEGIVWHETEGGVLVVNVTWRGKTYVGTLLDCTRHDWAPPRFCDSPTSDIESRTPKGRGKRGRASVGTPTATTTTTTTTTTTTTTVDSVAETRSGKLRNVNVPKGRRGNVTPVLNPPPSPVKSEPGGTKRKGREPEITDAKNCKRSRGSSRGTPTNGTTSPGPEQPSSPQLIECPEPNCNKKYKHINGLKYHQSHAHNSVTNDDETTSTEGRAESEVEESRPPSPSQVAEAPVDKIDQDIVKPSVLRYTGPPKTPSPGPTEEVDKGPTPSPLPTSTSTTASSSSTPSSSTASSSSSQPSVIQTLVPQPQPQPQSQPQPQPSQPSVYMYTGSGGVVSPQHPQVGSPALGVSPVPGSMPQVRAGQIRPESRPEMMMRVNPVGPRPPVGQTPPGAPGTPTMPLPPQGTPLSSLPGNSPGLIKVKQNIVEPEKMKPKELVNGLINKDTREEETSRREDTRSPAYSDISDNEPASVLDGENDSKDLPDDKKPELPLGAQPYPPYGLPYYGHYTQPTPLFIPPLQPPPPSTTPGKEGENKDPKDKCDKDKNIPIPGGSEYLSKIPPQYLYAPPPPYLYNPGYPDPYLREAPIYKEADNKELPPGLREGEKGPTDLSRSAPGIMSGVALSPALPKEKISIVKDKQSEHHALIKEAIELKGQLPGDKRPYEPSIAYRYAFDHQRLPPQSLPPQEKLGDKPAGLPKPSPPISISSPRVESTPPAGPANIKDDRGEKKSETKSEGVKPTMETTGPPPPPTSSAYYPQFPYGALAYDPYRPPMVPPMSMAAGFPHYLAAPGMVPRFSLSPTVNNAPEDLSRGGSSGAMIHPSHLYTNHKIVELQERALKSPLSPAGLGMTSPVQSTPQKIGSPLANKEGLTSVATTSSSSSSLAHGGVMAVGGGVEGRSPPTARPPTHPHHLHESYPHYPLIPPYHYAALQAGQTPVPAAAPSGLPPTK